aaaccatgaaaaacaaaattattcgaTTACATTCTTTTATTAGCAAGagcattaaaataaaaataaaaataaaaataaaaatattaaatcctagAAGGCTAGAACATAGAACAACAACGAACGCATGCATGTTTCGTTTATTGAGTTCGGGGAGACAATCCAAGCAAAGTCGAAAAGCTAGTCCCTGAAGAACCATCAGACATTCCATATCCGGGGTATAAACTCGTCGAAGCATTAGCATTTATTCCCGCCATTTGTGAATGAGTGGCTGGAACATAGGGAGTTGTGAAGCTGCTTGTACCTCTTAAATTGATATTATCACACGGATAACCATATCTATCAACGCCAACAAGCTTTTCCAAGAAATGAATTTTGTTCTCTTCATTCCGTAATTTCATAAATCCATCACGAACGTCTTCGTCGTTCATCAACAACCTATTTGCTTCCCACCAAAACTTTCCCATTGGTTCAATGGCCAATATTTCTAATTCAGCCAAAGCATCTCCAAAAGTGGCTTTTGGATTATGTCGTGACCTTAAGACATCCAATAAACCTGTACGAGACTCTTCAAGACGTTGAAACCCTGTTTTAACTTGAGTCTCAAAGCTGATTCTTCTTCGATTGGTACGTCTACTGGTGCTCTTCCGAACACCCAAGTTTGATCTATTTGTACGGGAAGGAGAACTCCGTGCTTGTTCATTAGTAGTGGGTAGCGGTGATGGATCAGCTTGTGGAAGGTCCTCATCAGATGTTAGCTCTAAAGGAAATTGACTCCCATTATCGTCGGAAGCTTCATTCACTTCTATGTCATCACCAGTATGTCCTTCATTTAAATTTTGTTCGAGGTGTGCGCGTAGAGTGTGCGGCGAATAACGTTCATCCTGCTCCACATTATGTTGACTATAAATTTGATCGAATATCTCTTTGCATGGAAGAGGCTTGCTTTGCAACACTCGTACGTACTTGCCATTTTTCCCAAATTCCTAACATATAATGATAGaagtaattataaaatatgtaaatatgtgGTGATCAAGACTGTATGTTCATATgttttaaataagtaaatatatgtaactatgtaagtataaataaatactgCATGTTCATATGTTTTAAACTCACCTGGACTCTCTCTTGCCACCAAAGCTCCGGCATATCTATCTTTCTGGTTATGGAATTAACCGCAATACCAGTGCGTTTACATAGTTCGCGGTTACATTGCCATAAAAGCCGCATATAGTCGAGTCGATTTTTCATTTCAGGCTTCCAAGTCAACTTAGCTCCCGTCAGTTCAAAAAACTTTTCCACAATTTTTGCTTTTCCCGAATTGTCAGGTACTCTTGTGACATAGCTTTTTGATTTTAACTCCATGTTCACAAGTTCGAGAAATATTTCGGTATATCTAGGACTCCATACGTACTGCACAATTTAAAGTGTATAAGCTAAACATAAATGtggtgaaatatatatatatatatacataatacatttaaaattgtataaaacaaatACCTTAGGATCCTCTGTAGCTTTAGCTTTTCCCTTTGATTGTCCCTTAGAACTTGATGATGGACAAGTGTTTCCATTTTTGCTTCGCttgtttctgatttacaaaACATACCATTCAAATATaagcaaaacagaaaagaaaacaccatTAATTTCAAACACATGCACTTTTGCTTTACTTACTAATAGTTACAATGTTTTATCGATATAAAAAAGCTTGATCTTCTAAAccacaaaataaacaatttacACAAACTAAAAGAACAGTGATACAAATTGAAACTAATAAACTTCAAAATACGTAGAGAAATATACCTTTCACTCATGGCTACAATTGTTTATTATGAAAAAGGTGTTTagctcataatttttttttcctgaagaTAAATCGTGATGAGCTATGTATATATAGgatctgattttatttttgatgttaatcaataaaaatattaattattcaaaagaGTTTAAAATTGAGCTGATTTTGCGTACTAGAATATCTTTTATTCGTAACAAATAAtgctaatttaaattatttagtttaatattgaACATTAAATAATGtgaaaaattttggaaaaaaaaaatagttaatgaacgtttgttacatatttcaaatatatatatatatataattaaaaatataactttgatttacaaaaatagattttcaaaCTAACAATCTTTGACTTCCCTAGATTATCGAAATAACAATCTAGATTTTGacgattgttttgttaaatgataattttttcaaaagccaaaaatattaatttaaatatgtaaattgaatatatatttttttttttgagttttccatCTCGTTCAATCTATTCATCTCCTATTTTCTGGTTGAACAATTTTCAACCAAAAAGTGTTATTTTCCAGCTACAAGGTGGGACCCACTAAATTTGGGTTGAAAAGATATTTACCTTAAATGGTGAGTTTTTGGCTGAACAAGGTTGAAAAGTACGTTCAACTCATTCAACCAGGTTGAAAAGTACAACCATTTGCAGCCTAAGTGAAACAATTGTTGTTGAACGTAATTATAAGATTATAGTGGTGTGGTACGCTGAATGTGGGACAGGTGTTTGTAACTAAAATTTCATTTGATTACGATTCTTATCAAAAAGTCACAAAAACTTAACATTTGTGGATGAACTGGATTCTTACCTTAATTTAAGAAATTATGTCCTAATTAATCTGATTATTTTATATCTAAtgattgttattttaaaaaacttaagattctgattttttctaatttaaactttttaaaaaaattattaacggGTATCGATCCTAGGCCCGTATATCATCATTTATGTCAGagactataatattttatatggtcCTCTTATAAGGACCGTTCCTCGAAATTTCTAGACTTTTGTCAAAGAGTTTTTACCAATTGAGTTACTGACGTTTAgttctaatttaaatttttatatccttttattttacttttcaaaaatataacttaacaTGAAAACCAacgaataaaattattatatagattttatacCATTATGGGGAAATAACATAAAGGGAAAAATTTCCTTTGCTTAGAATGAATCAAATTTCCACTTCTAATAAAGTGATATAACAAATTTgttatttcttattttcatatatgCATCTGTAATAACTGAATTAGAAGAGCCTTGAGAAGAATATGGTGGACATTCTAAAAGACTATCGTAGGTAAATTCTCTTTATGATACAATCATGATTACAATTATGTAACACAGATGATGGGAGTTATAATTTAACCATTTAACAAAGATTGATTGAGATAACTAATCGTACATCTTCTAAAACATatcaacaattttaacaaactacaaaaaaaaaaatgcaacagTTAAATCACGTcgcagattttttttaaagactcatatttttaaaaacgagATAGACTGTACCTTAGAACATATACATATGTAACTGATCCTTTTAATACATAAACATATTACACAGTGATTGTAATTTGTAAGAGAAGCGTTTCCGTACAAacgaaatattttatattcagtTTAAAGTCAAAGCAAATGCTTTcatagctcagttggttagagcacCCGTTTAGTAAGCGGGAGGTCTTGAGTTCAACTCTCAATGAAAgcattataattgtttttttcctttcttaaaCTTAAATGTCTGTGTCATACCCCTCTCTGTTGACATAGCCCAGTCTACAGTTAATCTTAATCATCCCCCTCCCCCGGCTCTACTTATTTGTTTTGGATGTTTTACATGTGTGTTGTacatgttagttttttttttttttttttgtacatgtTAGTTGTTACTGTTGATTCGAACTTTTGTCATGGTCAGCCCAGTTCGTTGTGTTGATGTCATTAACTCATTCCGAACATATATGTTTGGAAGTTTTTGTAACAAGAATTCATTTCATACATATTTTgcttgtataattatatttaatccTAAATAAGTGATACTTTGTAGTattatcatttatcaaattcAGAGTATTGATTTAGTTTCAAATATGAATCTCAGAATTCGCTTTAATATTCTTGTGgtacattcatatatatatgcaaaggAACAAAGTGGAACAATATTTATTGGATACTTGAACAACTCACTCAAAAACATAATCCAAGCAAATTGACAAAACTTATTCTATAACATTTTGGAAACTAGAATAAAGAATAATACTAGTAAGATGGGAAGAGTCAGGCTTTCGTTAGAAGCTAGTTTCGACTTACGAGTAAAACAATCTATTCAATGTTCTCTTTTAGTTCAGACAAAGCTTCCACGTGCTTTGACTTGTATAATAATGTTTCTGAATGGCTTTGATCGTCTGCGGCTCACCCCTTCGACTTGACTCGTACGCGCCCTCCTCTTGAGATTtacatgaaaaaagaaaaaaaaaatattttttaggtgTAAAGTATAGATacaatatttttgtgtatgaatgTTAAGTATAATTTGATACATAAATCAACTCTTGTTACTATTAAGCCCTTCTGCAAAAGAATTATTACTATGATTGTTGGattgatacatattttgttCGTAAGATTGGAGAAGTTATGGTGGGTGCGTGATGGGTTGAGTGCGTACCAGTAGaagattgagaatttgagatagTGGAATGACCAAACAACACAACACGCAGTTATATCATTTTCGAACTCTTCCACTAGATGATGTCCACTATGCAAAATGAGTATACACTATACAATATACATAGTTTACATACAGTATTTGCAGTATTTTAACTTGCTAAATGCCTTAAGTAATTCGTTTTAATGACTCTTTTCTCAAAGGCATAAAcacatttactttttttttgaacaacacaAGACATAACAGATAACACCATATGTTAGAAAAATTATTCATACAAACTAAAGAAATTGCCTCAATAGTAACCCAATAACAAATATGATGGGACTAGAAACTGTAGAAGTTTCCCTGACACAAAGTGGTGAATTTTGAACGGTTGAAATCAGTGATGGCCATGGCCTCACCGTTCTCTTGTACTATCACATTTCTCTTCCGATTAGTacatcgacaaaaaaaaaaaatcataaacgaTGATGGTATAAAACAAGTAGTATATACGGCTTATATATTCTTGGGTAAATCaagaagttaaaataaaataaaaaatctatataagaaaacaaacaattaaacaGTCAACATTCGCTCAGTTTTCGCTTCCAAATAAACAAacgaataataatatatatattttttgtcaacaataattctttttctttctcaaaaagaagaaaagaaaagaaaagaaatatatatataactttcacactcttctctctttctcttgcttGGGGCTGATGCAAACGTAGGTTTAAGCTTCAAGAACTGATCGGAGATTTAACAAACAATGGCGAAATGTCACCGGAACAATATCGGATCTCTCATTCTTGACCGTGCTCCTTccacgtcttcttcttctactaataCTTCCGGCAACCATTTCCGTCTCTGGAGCACCTTCTCTAGATCCAAGTTCCGTAGGAAGATCGTCGACGCCGTAAGTTGCGGTGGTAGCTCACGTTACCGTCACGAGCTAcgacaagaagaagacgataaGGAAAGCTACGTGACGGTGACGGTGACGGCGACGGCGAAGGCGAAGTCAACGAAAGCCAATACGATAGGTGCTGCGTTGAACGGCGTAGCGTTCGAGGAGAGATCGAAGAAGCTTTGTGATCTGTTGAATCTAGCTGAGGTCGAAGCTGATGTCGAGACGAAGAATAAAGAGGAAGCGCTTGAGGTGTTGAAGCGCGTGGTCAGAGAGTTACAATCTTCTTCTGCTGCTGCGGCGGCGCGTGGagacgatgaggaagaagacggTGGAGACTTTCAGAAGAAGTTAGCGGCGGCGAGTGAGGTAAGGTTGTTGGCTAAGGAAGACTCGGAGGCGAGAGTTACGCTGGCTATGCTCGGTGCGATTCCGCCGTTAGTTAGTATGATCGACGACTCGCGAATCGTAGATGCTCAGATCGCTTCGCTCTACGCTCTGCTCAATCTTGGGATTGGTAACGACGcgtaagtctctctctctcacttccattgtcattgttcttgtttctgtttttgtttgttctgtctgaatcttttcttctttgtttgtttgttttggtgaaaTAATTTATCTGTTTGTCTGCCAAAACTGAATTGGATTCATCTGTTAAGTCTCTTTCCAtgcttttttctgtttttttttgttttcgttttttttgttttctatctaTCTTTGAGTCTTGACTCTGGAGTGAGTATGAAGTATGGAACAATGTGCACAACTAGGAAACATTTATTTCAAtctttttacccattttagacCGTCACTTGACTcggaagataaatatatatatacctccaCTTTTTTGTTGCAGGAACAAAGCAGCCATTGTTAAAGCAGGAGCTGTTCACAAAATGCTGAAGCTAATTGAGTCTCCAAACACACCTGATCAAGAGATTGCAGAAGCTGTGGTCGCCAATTTTCTCGGATTAAGTGCTTTGGATTCAAACAAACCGATCATTGGTTCTTCGGGAGCGGTTATCTTCCTGGTGAAAACTGTCCGGAATTTGGATGAAACAAGCAGCTCACAAGCGAGAGAAGATGCTCTGAGAGCTCTCTACAACCTCTCAATCTATCAACCAAACGTTTCGTTCATCCTCGAAACAGATTTGATCACGTATCTCTCGAACACATTGGGAGATATGGAAGTGAGCGAGAGGATTCTTGCCATCTTGAGCAATCTTGTGGCAGTTCCAGAAGGAAGAAAAGCAATCAGTTTAGTGTGTGACGCATTCCCGGTTTTGGTTGATGTACTGAACTGGACCGACTCACCTGGATGCCAAGAAAAGGCCACTTACATACTAATGTTGATGGCTCACAAGGGATACGGAGATCGACAAATCATGATTGAGGCGGGTATCGAATCAGCGTTGCTCGAGTTAACCCTTTTAGGAAGTGCATTGGCACAAAAGAGAGCCTCAAGATTACTAGAATGTCTTAGAGTAGACAAAGGGAAGCAAGTCTTGGATAGTACCGGATCATGCGGAGCGTTATCTGCACCGATATATGGGACCAGAGACAATGGTTTGAACCACGAGGAAAGCGATTTGATGATGAGCGAAGAGAAGAAAGCCGTGAAGCAGTTAGTGCAACAGAGTTTACAGAGCAATATGAAGAGAATCGTGAAGAGAGCTAACTTGCCACAAGACTTTGTTCCTTCAGAGCATTTCAAGTCACTTAGTTTGAGCTCCACTTCAAAGAGCCTCcccttttgaaaaaaaaatgtaagtcGTCGATCGTCATCAGTCTTATTATCTaaactatatttaaattatagttAGTGTAAGATTGTCACATTGATAAGTTTTTAACTTCCTTCCCAAGGCTTTATTGATTTGATGCTCTGTCTCTCACTCACTGACAGTGGCATGATATGTAAATTAGGATAGGGTTAGGGGGCATTGACTTAGTCTCTCACATGTACTTCACCCAATTTCTTACACTTCCTCGAGACCCCACCCACATAGCCCAAATCCTTAAGATTACCAAATTGCCCCCCATCTTCCTTAACTAAAGTGTCGGtcattttcttcctttcaaGTATGGCTTGGTCCACGcttgcttttgcttttattgttttgtagtatttaattttgtattgttctctccgtaaaatatattttcccaAATAGAGAGTTTTGGAATCTTTTGAGACATTATTTTATGGTCGTCTCTCAAATGCTCCATAAAATAGAGAGTATATGCCTGAATAAACAATGTGGCGGCGTGGAGTAAATTGGATCTGTCGATCTAACTACATTTGTTTGttagtattgttttgttttgtagcgAAGATGTTACTCAATTTTAATGGATATAGAATAATCGAGCATCACGTCTTGTAGGTGTCATCATGATGCATTTCTACAAAAAACTAAAGGAAGATAAAAATAGAGAGATAGACACCTATGAGCGGATGATTTAACAGGAGGAAATAAAAGCAATGAAAGAGTGTTGTTGCTTCGACAGATCTCATCAGTTTCTGAGGTATGCGACAAATGTGTACAGACACAATCTAATATAATGCATAGTACTCAAGGTACGATGTGTCGTTGTGTTGTTCATGTGGagttaccttttttttcttttcttttttgtttggttagttgttaaaagtaaaaacccCACTAGGTCTACTAGGCTTAGTGTGAAAGGTGTTTTATAAAGTTATGGACATTGTTAGCTTTTACTTCAACAAGTTTTATCAGCTTTTCTACTCTTATTATATATGGtgtaaatatcttttttttgggttgttgtTGGCTTATTGAGCATTGATCCTCATTAAAAACTTgagtatatgtttataaattttaccaTTTGATAAAAGAGTAATGCTTATGTCATTCTTGATGTGTACCTTGTAAAAACCCTACAAATTTCTTAAGATGGTCCAAATTTGAAAAAGTACACatctaaataattaataacataaaTTGAATGTGGGAGAGGCATGTGGGAGTGTGCTCTGCTTTCATTAAAGGCTGTCGACTTTATGTAGTTTGATATGATTTAGTGTTATGGAGAACACTCTTCTTCAGCTACTAATTCTATGATTTAAAGCTGCACTAAGGCACTAGCTGTCTACGTATGTGGACTGCATAGTTATCTATTGCCGTTTCATTTCCCAATAACAAATATACTTCACAAAACATACCATCAAAAACAAactgtaaaatatatgaaagcCACCTGAACTAATTAACTTAGAGTATAATGCCATAGGCAATTTGATTTTGGTACCTAAATGATGTTGATTTTATGATTGATCACATTCTGTAAAATCGTCTAAGTTGTAGTCAACACAATGTGGTCTAAGAACCTGATACAATTCCTGACAATTTGACTAATGTATAAATTATTAGAGGGGTGTTGAGGACGATGCGGTTGGTACATCAAATAATCCTCTCATTCACACTCAAGAGATTGGTTCGACCTGAAACGAGTCTAACTCTCTGTAGCTGCTTAAACTTGTCGCTATCTTCTTCCGTGGGAATGCGAACTCATGCAAATTATTCCCCAAGAAAAATGTGGTCTTCACTCACACCGACACGGGCTACTAGTACTAGTACTACCAATGCTTATTAAGTTATAATACTCTTTCTATCAAATATCAATGCTTATACTTTGGTAAAAATATACATGTGatgttttataagaaaactgTAAGATAAATTTTTCTGTTACAAGAAATTTGCTTAGAGGGGATTGCTATAAGGTTACACTAGAAATTAgctaattttttgaaaaaaagaaaatgatgagaATATCCTCATATTACCCATTTTTTAGGTACTTTTTGAGTGAGTTTATTTGCGCGTACGACGAGTGAGAGAGGAGGTAACGATGAAATAATTAGCATTGTCCAAGTGAATCTTCTACCTACCAAATTGCACTTGCAATCTTGCACACTGGAAGCCAACCTTCTTATGGGCTTCGGACAATGGCAGTGAATCTTACTTGGGCATATCTTTGGATCAGCCCATTAGCTTTTCATATGGTTTCTGATCAGCTTAACTATTGGGCTGACACGCTCGAGGTCTGGACCAAGTGTTTAAAGTGTTAGTcctacaaaattcaaaaattattgtgtttttttctatagTTGTTTAAGAAANtttttttttttttttttttttttttttttgttgttgttgtcaacgTTTAAGAaaagtagttttgtttttaaaacacCAATGTTGGTAATGAATGTTATACATTATTCATATTTTGAAATCactatttttgttgtttaaagtattcatcatttttttacGTTTTAACATTTTTGGGAAATGATTTACTATATCATCACGAAcgtattaaacatataattaaagaaaaagtgattagtttacaaaatttaactcttactatattattactgatcatttagtttagttttgttCGTTATTTTGATCACTTGGCTATTTAATTTAACTTTGAAATCTTTACTATATATTGCGAACATtttaaacatatgaaaacaattaatttACTAAATTTAATTTCTGACATTTATTAGCATTTTACGAAAAATTTATCCGGTGCAGTTTTTTCCGTTATTTGATCACTTGGCTAAGTTTAACTTTGAAATCTTTTACTATATATTGTGAACATGTTAAACATATGAAAGCAATCAATTCACTAAATTTAACTTCTTACATTTATTAGCATTTTAcgaaaaattttattttggtgcAGTTTTTTCCGTTATTTGATCACtctattttactatatattacaCACTTATTACATTTATAACTAAGAAAGtgattatattacaaaattgaatttttagcATGTATtagtattttacaaaaataaatattcagtTTGGttcattttgttattaaatCACGAGACtatcttatttaatttgaaatatttaaattttaccaAACTTATGTTGAAGCAAATATGAATAGCCATATAGTTTCTCCCACTTTGCCAatgtacattaaaaaaaattatcagttatcttttaaaaaattgtatatatacttCCAAAAACAGTATTGATATGAAACATTGAACATATTATCTGGTCAAAAACaatctaacatatatatagaatataatacaataaaagtgACAAcattataatacaaaaataattctaccaaattgtaaaataatttggataatgaaattatattttctataccTGTAAAACATTTCTctttatgatttaaaaaaagaagaagaaagaaatcttTTAACTATTATTTGATCCCATTTCATGCTGAAGCGGTTCAACCGGTcgtgttttctaatttttttttttgaattttcgtATGCTTCAtgtaatttttctaatattgttgGTTAATAAAACGAACGGCACAAatttctcccaaaaaaaaaaaaaaagtcggatTCGAAAGTGAGGAAATTAAATAACAAGAGTTTATAATCTAAGGTGAAATCCacagaaaaggtaaaaaatcgTAAATACTGGATTCCCCCTTGATTTTTGGATtccttttttcatttatataaacgagaagaaaacaaacatagacGACCAACCgtacatcaaaatttaatacattcaatttttttttttttttgtaaacattatatatatctttaacgGCGCTTAAGGCCCTCTCGCGTCTTgggaaaaaaatttatttacttttttttttttNNNNNNNNNNNNNNNNNNNNNNNNNNNNNNNNNNNNNNNNNNNNNNNNNNNNNNNNNNNNNNNNNNNNNNNNNNNNNNNNNNNNNNNNNNNNNNNNNNNNNNNNNNNNNNNNNNNNNNNNNNNNNNNNNNNNNNNNNNNNNNNNNNNNNNNNNNNNNNNNNNNNNNNNNNNNNNNNNNNNNNNNNNNNNNNNNNNNNNNNNNNNNNNNNNNNNNNNNNNNNNNNNNNNNNNNNNNNNNNNNNNNNNNNNNNNNNNNNNNNNNNNNNNNNNNNNNNNNNNNNNNNNNNNNNNNNNNNNNNNNGGGGGGGAGGGGGGAGATTTCTCGTTGTTTCTCCGCCAAATCCAGCTTTCTCATCTCTTTTCATTTGTGGAATCGACGGTGGCTTTAGCTTATTCACGCTGAGGAGTCCTCTCTGTGTGTTTACCGAATCTAGGGTTTGTAGAGATCTAATTTGTAGATACGCATCCGAATcgaaacgagagagagagagagagagagagagagagagagagagaagagaaactaAGGAGAGGGGAGTCATGTCTGATTCTGATAAAGAGGTCGAGAATCAGATTCTTGAAGCTGGGGTTAAGCTTGTTGACCCACCTTCTTCTGTCGATGAgcttctttctctccttgacgtgagctctctcttcttcttttttttttttttctttttctgtgttttCTCTTGGTGTTCTTCTTGGGATTCGTGGCAATGCTAAGTGTGTGCATGTGTTTTAGTGTGGATTTCTTGATTTGGATTTGACTAGTGCGTCCTTCTTCGTTTCTCCTTTTTGCTGTTTCCTTCAATTTTTCTCTGTGAAACTACCTACACAATGCTCTATTCCTGCATTTGAAATCTTGGTTACGGTGATTTTTCTcagtttttgataaaatttagaTGTGCCCTCATTCAATCTGCGTTTTTTGAGCATGCATCTAGTTAGGATGTGATTTGTTATTGAGTTCTGGTTTACATAGACTGCCTGAACAATTCTGCTCTTGccaatgtagtttttttttatactgaATTGGTTTCATCTTGCAAGGATGTGTGGTTAAAATATGAGTCAGGGGGGATTATTTCGTTTGGTATTGTTATGTTTGATATCAGGTAATCTTATATGTTAAGCAAGTGTGTGAATCAATTTGTACTAGAAGAATGATGAAGTTTAAGTTTCTCCATAGCTTCTATGCTCTTTTATATCTTTAACCCAGTTTCAAGTGTGGTGGGGATGTTGTGATTTTGGAGTTTGTTGATCCTTATATACTTTTTGCTGCAGAAACTTTTCCTATGCCTAGCGGAGGTTGAACAGTCACCTCCTGACTCAATGCAGAATGCACTCTCTCCATTGATGAAAGCGTTAGTCGGTGGAAAACTCTTCAAGCATTCTGAGGTTGAAGTGAAAGTTGCAGTCGCTGCCTGCATCAGTGAGATTACTAGAATAACTGCTCCCGAGGCTCCTTACGATGATGAACAGATGAAGGTATCTTATTGTTTGGTATTCTTTTCTTGGAGGAAAATGGCCTTTATGCCATTTGGTCACTGACTCTTTGCTTCACTTCATGCACAGGAAGTATTCAAGTTAATTGTATCATCATTTGAAGATCTAGTTGACAAATCCAGCCGTTCCTATTCCAAAAGGATCTCAATCCTTGAAACTGTGGCTAAGGTCAGATCATGTGTTGTGATGTTGGATCTTGAGTGTGATGCACTTCTTATTGAGATGTTCCAGCATTTCCTCAAGGGTATAAGGTACAAGCTACTATATTCATTACTTCAGAATTgtacccttttttttcttttaaagttgTAATGTAATGTCCATAGAGTACACATACATGGAATTGTTGTCTACTTGTTTGTTCCCCTGTCGTTCCTTATGTCACAATTGATTCATGGATGTTGTTTTTCTCTGTCAATACCATTTTCAATCATGTCGTTCTGCCTTTCCATGGACTAAGATGTGCTACTTTACTTTATGTACTTGGAATATAGTTCACAACATTTCTATTGTGTGTCGCTTATGTTTGCTTGTACAatatccaaaaattattttttgcctGATGTTaagtttgttttccttttcaggGACCATCATTCAGGGAATGTATTTTCATCTATGGAGAACATTATGACCCTCGTTTTAGAGGAAAGCGAGGATATACCTTCAGAGATGCTGTCACCAATTCTTTATTATGTTAAAAAGGATGATGAGGTAATACATGGATCGTCGTAATGATTTTATATCAGCAACCATTGCTCTTTCGTAACTCTTTTAACTTTTCATCACTCACCAGGTTTCTCAAGTATCACGGAGGTTGGCAGAAAAAGTTCTCAGTAACTGTGCTAGCAAGCTCAAAACGTATCTGACTCAAGCAGTGAAATCGTCGGGTGTCCCTTTAGATAAGTATAGTAACATAGTGGCTTCGATATGTGAAGGGACATTCAGTGCTTTGCAGCACGACCAAGCTGTTGCGAATGAAAAAGAAGTAAGCCTTTAATTTTCACTTGTTTTCTTGTCACACTGCCTCAACTTTTGGTGAATATGCATATCTTAGCTCTTATACTGTTCTTCCATTTGTTTTTCCTCTCCAGGATAGTCAAGGTCATATAA
The sequence above is a segment of the Camelina sativa cultivar DH55 chromosome 10, Cs, whole genome shotgun sequence genome. Coding sequences within it:
- the LOC104716998 gene encoding U-box domain-containing protein 14-like, whose amino-acid sequence is MAKCHRNNIGSLILDRAPSTSSSSTNTSGNHFRLWSTFSRSKFRRKIVDAVSCGGSSRYRHELRQEEDDKESYVTVTVTATAKAKSTKANTIGAALNGVAFEERSKKLCDLLNLAEVEADVETKNKEEALEVLKRVVRELQSSSAAAAARGDDEEEDGGDFQKKLAAASEVRLLAKEDSEARVTLAMLGAIPPLVSMIDDSRIVDAQIASLYALLNLGIGNDANKAAIVKAGAVHKMLKLIESPNTPDQEIAEAVVANFLGLSALDSNKPIIGSSGAVIFLVKTVRNLDETSSSQAREDALRALYNLSIYQPNVSFILETDLITYLSNTLGDMEVSERILAILSNLVAVPEGRKAISLVCDAFPVLVDVLNWTDSPGCQEKATYILMLMAHKGYGDRQIMIEAGIESALLELTLLGSALAQKRASRLLECLRVDKGKQVLDSTGSCGALSAPIYGTRDNGLNHEESDLMMSEEKKAVKQLVQQSLQSNMKRIVKRANLPQDFVPSEHFKSLSLSSTSKSLPF